One window of Cellulomonas shaoxiangyii genomic DNA carries:
- a CDS encoding ABC transporter ATP-binding protein — MVHSPAVEVRGLVKSYDGRTVVDGLDLTAQAGSVTAVLGPNGAGKTTTVECCEGLRSPDAGRVRVLGLDPVADAAALRPRVGVMLQDGGLPSGVRAREMLDHVARMYAHPLGTDALAARLGLDAFARTTVRRLSGGQRQRLALAVAVVGRPRVVFLDEPSAGMDPQARLAVWELVRELRDEGVAVILTTHVMEEAEDLADHVVVVDHGRVIAQGTVADLLAGGGGGPAGGAGAAGGPRVTLVVRTERAVDVADLRGALDDALAVEQRSATTLAVTGAVGPRTLADVTAWLAARDVLATRLDLGRRTLEDVFLDLTGRSLR; from the coding sequence CGACGGCCGCACCGTCGTCGACGGCCTCGACCTCACCGCGCAGGCCGGGAGCGTCACCGCGGTCCTCGGGCCGAACGGCGCGGGCAAGACCACGACCGTCGAGTGCTGCGAGGGGCTGCGCAGCCCGGACGCCGGCCGCGTGCGCGTGCTCGGGCTGGACCCCGTGGCGGACGCCGCCGCCCTGCGGCCGCGGGTCGGCGTCATGCTCCAGGACGGCGGCCTGCCCTCGGGCGTGCGGGCGCGCGAGATGCTCGACCACGTCGCCCGCATGTACGCCCACCCGCTCGGCACCGACGCCCTCGCGGCCCGCCTGGGCCTCGACGCCTTCGCGCGCACGACCGTGCGCAGGCTGTCCGGCGGCCAGCGCCAGCGCCTCGCGCTGGCGGTCGCCGTCGTGGGACGTCCCCGCGTCGTGTTCCTCGACGAGCCGAGCGCCGGCATGGACCCGCAGGCGCGGCTCGCCGTCTGGGAGCTCGTGCGCGAGCTGCGGGACGAGGGCGTCGCCGTGATCCTCACCACGCACGTCATGGAGGAGGCCGAGGACCTCGCCGACCACGTGGTGGTCGTCGACCACGGCCGCGTCATCGCGCAGGGGACGGTGGCCGACCTGCTCGCGGGCGGGGGCGGGGGCCCCGCCGGTGGCGCGGGCGCGGCGGGCGGCCCGCGCGTGACGCTCGTCGTGCGCACCGAGCGCGCGGTCGACGTCGCCGACCTGCGGGGCGCGCTGGACGACGCCCTCGCCGTCGAGCAGCGGTCGGCGACGACGCTCGCCGTCACCGGCGCGGTCGGACCGCGGACGCTCGCGGACGTCACCGCCTGGCTGGCCGCCCGCGACGTGCTCGCGACGCGGCTCGACCTCGGTCGGCGCACGCTCGAGGACGTCTTCCTCGACCTGACCGGACGGAGCCTGCGATGA